GTCAGTTTGTATGCTGCAAGTAAGAAATCGAATGAATTAATGGCGCATACCTATGCCCATTTATTTGATGTGCCTGTAACCGGGCTACGTTTTTTTACCGTTTATGGTCCCTGGATGCGACCTGATATGGCATTGTTTAAATTTACCAACAAGATTATGAAGGGTGAATCGATTGATGTCTTTAATTACGGTAAACATCGGAGAGACTTTACCTATATTGATGATATCGTAGAAGGTGTGGTGCGGGTGATTGACCGTATACCACAGGGTAATCCACAGTGGGATAGTGATCAACCTGATCCTGCTAGTAGTCGTTCACCCTATCGGGTTTATAATATCGGCAACAACCAGATTGTTGAGTTGATGCGTTATATTGAGCTGCTGGAGGAATCCTTGGGGGTAAAGGCGAAAATGAATATGTTGCCCCTGCAACCGGGTGATGTGCCAGATACCTATGCGGATGTGACTGACCTGGTAGAAGATGTCGATTATAAACCGAATACCAGTGTGGAAGATGGGGTCAAGGCCTTTGTTGAATGGTATCGAGAATATTACAATATTTCACCGAGTTGATTGCAAAAACGAAACAATCTCACTGAGCGCAATAGTCTGGTTTTCTCCGTTACGCGCCTTGTATTCAATCAGGCCCTGATCCAGATTTTTTTCTCCGATCACGATTCGGTGCGGAATGCCAATCAGTTCCATATCGG
This is a stretch of genomic DNA from Gammaproteobacteria bacterium. It encodes these proteins:
- a CDS encoding NAD-dependent epimerase, with translation MKILLTGSAGFIGSALAIRLLDRGDEVIGIDNLNDYYDVNLKLSRLKRTQEHPAYTDIRGDIADRELIANLFEEHQPDVVVNLAAQAGVRYSIENPHAYVDTNVVGFVNLLEGCRHNKVKHFVFASSSSVYGANTKMPFSVHDNVDHPVSLYAASKKSNELMAHTYAHLFDVPVTGLRFFTVYGPWMRPDMALFKFTNKIMKGESIDVFNYGKHRRDFTYIDDIVEGVVRVIDRIPQGNPQWDSDQPDPASSRSPYRVYNIGNNQIVELMRYIELLEESLGVKAKMNMLPLQPGDVPDTYADVTDLVEDVDYKPNTSVEDGVKAFVEWYREYYNISPS